The genomic interval GGCCGCAGCAGCCTCAGGAGCACCAGCGCCTCTTCCACGCGCCCTGGACCCCAGCCTTCGAGCCTCGGCAGCCCCGTCGTCTCCGCCGGGGTCGCGCCGCTTAGGACTGTACCATCGTCGGCCCACGTGGTCACGCCGTCGGTCAGGGCCGGGGTCCGTTCCCGGACGCCGATGGTCACCCGGTCGGGCCACTGCCGGACGACGATGGCGTTCAGGACCCATGGGTCTTCGCCGAGGGCGCGCACCCGCGTAGCCGTAACCCAGAGGAAGGGGTCGCCCGCCGCGACGTTCGCCAGGCGTTGGACGGTGGCGGCGTCGTGATGGACGTTCCCCTCCACCACCACGACGGCGACCTTGGGCACGAAGAGGCTCGTCACGACTAGCGCCGCCAGCAGGACGAGCAGTGCCAGACCGAAGCGCCGCACGTCAGAACCCCCAGCGCCGCCACTCCAGCTCGAGGGGCACGGGCACGCGCGAGCGCACCTCGGCGAGGAGGGCCGTCACGTCCGCGGCCGTCGCTTCGCCCGCGTTGACGATGAAGTTGCCGTGCTCGAACGAGACCATGGCGTCTCCGACGCGCAGGCCCTTGAGGCCGGCCTCGTCGATGAGCTTGCCGGCCGAGGCGCCGGCCGGGTTCTTGAACGCGCAACCGGCGGATTTGACCTTCGGCTGCCCGGCCCGGGCCGCGTCGACTGCCGCCATGGACGCGGCCACGGCCTCGGGCGTCGACGGCGCGAGGCGCAGCAGCGCACGCGTGACGACGGCGCCGGGCGGCAGGTCCGTGTGGCGATACGTGAAGCCCAGCTCCGCCGCCGGCACGACCTCGAGGCCGCCGCCGACGAACAGCTCGACGGCCGCCACCGCGCCTGACATCTCGCCGAACCGCGTGCCGGCGTTCATCGCCACCGCCCCGCCGACGACGGCGGGGACGCCGGACAGGCCCTCGAGCCCCGAGAGGCCGGCTCGCTGCGCGCGCCTCACGAGGCCGGGCAAGGGGGTGGCGGCGCCGACCCACGTCTCGGCGCCGGCGGCGAAGTCGGGCATGGAGTTGTAGGCGCGGCCGAGGCGCACGACGCGTTCGGCGACGCCGCCGTCCGCCACGAGGAGGTTGGCGCCGGAGCCGAGCACGAGGAACGGCTCGCTGGTCGCCTCGCGCAGGTCGTTCGAGCTCTCGACCTCCCAGAGCTCGGCCTCCCCGCCGACGCGCAAGGTCGTGTAGTCGCGTAGCCGCACGCGCCTCACCCGCGGACCGGTCGTGGCCGCCGGCGCCACGCGCTCAGCGCTCCGTCGTCGCGGTGGCGTCCGCGCCGCTGCCGGAGCCGGCGCGCGCCGCCAGGCCGGCGGCCACGCGCCAGACGTCGCCGGCGCCAAGG from Trueperaceae bacterium carries:
- a CDS encoding UDP-N-acetylmuramate dehydrogenase, with translation MRLRDYTTLRVGGEAELWEVESSNDLREATSEPFLVLGSGANLLVADGGVAERVVRLGRAYNSMPDFAAGAETWVGAATPLPGLVRRAQRAGLSGLEGLSGVPAVVGGAVAMNAGTRFGEMSGAVAAVELFVGGGLEVVPAAELGFTYRHTDLPPGAVVTRALLRLAPSTPEAVAASMAAVDAARAGQPKVKSAGCAFKNPAGASAGKLIDEAGLKGLRVGDAMVSFEHGNFIVNAGEATAADVTALLAEVRSRVPVPLELEWRRWGF
- a CDS encoding FtsQ-type POTRA domain-containing protein encodes the protein MRRFGLALLVLLAALVVTSLFVPKVAVVVVEGNVHHDAATVQRLANVAAGDPFLWVTATRVRALGEDPWVLNAIVVRQWPDRVTIGVRERTPALTDGVTTWADDGTVLSGATPAETTGLPRLEGWGPGRVEEALVLLRLLRPFGVLVISYSPEGFDILMDGTQLFTPSAEALREHWAAFVSHRGGRMAVYPWGVSKAHE